From a single Nocardioides panacis genomic region:
- a CDS encoding bifunctional acetate--CoA ligase family protein/GNAT family N-acetyltransferase, protein MSTPESGTPTAETAPSARYPRHWEADVLLRDGRVAHLRPISADDQELLVEFYEQVSAESKYLRFFAPMPRLSERDVLRFTHVDHRDRVAFVMTVANRMIAVGRFDRIPPEESSDPSGRLVEAEVAFLVQDAHQGRGIAQLLLEHLAQAGRERGIDRFVADVLPENRKMVQVFRDAGYTVAGGYEDGVMRLVFPIDSTDTSVSVMQAREHRAESASIERFFHAKSVAVIGASRRHDTIGQTLVRNLVLGDYQGRVYVVNPAAQSVAGLPAYATVGDIPDTVDVAIVAVPAEAVQDVVLDCAAKGVHGLIVISSGFAETGEEGRLRQRQLVGLARSYGLRLIGPNCLGIINTSSDYSLNASLSTVMPPRGRAGFFCQSGALGVAILEKVSRRGLGLSTFVSAGNRADVSGNDLLQYWEEDEDTEVVLLYLESIGNPRKFSRLARRVSSRKPVIAVKSGRSTQGVPMGHAVRSMLAPQAAVDAMFRQAGVIQVETLDEMFDVAQLVAHQPLPRGSRVAVVGNSDALGLLAADAAVTVGLQVTQLVALGADATAEDFEEALDAAIDDDEVDSVVAVFIPPLNTTGEEVADVLAAVGEQSDKPLVSTFLASEGIPELLRVPDVAGSTAGRGSVPSYPAVEAAVRALARVVEYAAWRAKPLGELVAPDSVDTMTARSLVSKILSADDRGRDLTFEELHTLLAAYGIDLWDRVEVSTVEEAIAAAEQLGYDVVLKATAEHLRQRPDLAHVWRNIDTEAEMRDAWESMQELVDNPAAAGFIVQRNAGPGVPVSLGGMEDPLFGPVVSFGVSGPATELLGDRSYRIPPMHSGDASDMVREIRAAPLLFGYRGSEEVDVDAIEHLLLRLAQLKNDLPQVRSLELNLVLVGADGATVLNAVGRVEPVTDARSDWFVRRLSTQAGDTLHD, encoded by the coding sequence GTGAGCACTCCGGAGTCAGGCACCCCGACCGCCGAGACGGCCCCGTCCGCGCGCTACCCCCGGCACTGGGAGGCCGACGTGCTGCTCCGGGACGGCCGGGTGGCCCACCTGCGGCCGATCAGCGCCGACGACCAGGAGCTGCTGGTCGAGTTCTACGAGCAGGTCTCCGCGGAGTCGAAGTACCTCCGGTTCTTCGCGCCGATGCCCCGGCTCTCCGAGCGCGACGTGCTGCGGTTCACCCACGTCGACCACCGGGACCGGGTCGCGTTCGTGATGACCGTCGCCAACCGGATGATCGCGGTGGGCCGGTTCGACCGGATCCCGCCCGAGGAGTCCTCGGACCCGTCCGGCCGGCTCGTCGAGGCCGAGGTGGCGTTCCTGGTCCAGGACGCCCACCAGGGGCGCGGCATCGCCCAGCTGCTGCTCGAGCACCTGGCGCAGGCCGGCCGGGAGCGCGGCATCGACCGGTTCGTCGCCGACGTGCTGCCCGAGAACCGCAAGATGGTGCAGGTCTTCCGCGACGCCGGCTACACCGTGGCCGGCGGCTACGAGGACGGCGTGATGCGGCTGGTGTTCCCGATCGACTCCACCGACACCTCCGTCTCGGTGATGCAGGCCCGCGAGCACCGCGCCGAGTCCGCCTCGATCGAGCGGTTCTTCCACGCCAAGAGCGTCGCGGTCATCGGCGCGTCGCGCCGCCACGACACCATCGGGCAGACGCTGGTGCGCAACCTGGTGCTCGGTGACTACCAGGGCCGGGTGTACGTCGTGAACCCGGCGGCCCAGTCGGTGGCCGGCCTGCCGGCCTACGCCACCGTCGGCGACATCCCCGACACCGTGGACGTGGCGATCGTCGCGGTGCCGGCGGAGGCGGTGCAGGACGTGGTGCTCGACTGCGCCGCGAAGGGCGTGCACGGGCTGATCGTGATCTCCTCGGGCTTCGCCGAGACCGGCGAGGAGGGCCGGCTGCGGCAGCGCCAGCTCGTCGGCCTGGCCCGCAGCTACGGCCTGCGGCTGATCGGGCCCAACTGCCTGGGCATCATCAACACCTCCTCGGACTACTCGCTGAACGCCTCGCTCTCGACGGTGATGCCGCCGCGCGGCCGGGCCGGCTTCTTCTGCCAGTCCGGCGCGCTGGGCGTGGCGATCCTGGAGAAGGTGTCCCGCCGCGGGCTCGGGCTCTCCACGTTCGTCAGCGCCGGCAACCGGGCGGACGTCTCCGGCAACGACCTGCTGCAGTACTGGGAGGAGGACGAGGACACCGAGGTCGTGCTGCTCTACCTGGAGTCGATCGGCAACCCGCGCAAGTTCAGCCGCCTCGCCCGGCGGGTGTCCTCGCGCAAGCCGGTGATCGCGGTGAAGTCCGGCCGGTCCACCCAGGGCGTGCCGATGGGGCACGCCGTGCGCTCGATGCTGGCCCCGCAGGCGGCCGTGGACGCGATGTTCCGGCAGGCCGGGGTGATCCAGGTCGAGACCCTCGACGAGATGTTCGACGTCGCCCAGCTGGTCGCGCACCAGCCGCTCCCGCGCGGCAGCCGGGTCGCCGTGGTCGGCAACTCCGACGCGCTGGGCCTGCTCGCGGCCGACGCGGCCGTCACCGTCGGGCTCCAGGTCACCCAGCTGGTCGCGCTCGGCGCCGACGCCACCGCCGAGGACTTCGAGGAGGCGCTGGACGCGGCCATCGACGACGACGAGGTGGACTCGGTGGTGGCGGTCTTCATCCCGCCGCTGAACACCACCGGCGAGGAGGTCGCCGACGTGCTGGCTGCAGTGGGGGAGCAGTCCGACAAGCCACTGGTCTCGACCTTCCTCGCCTCCGAGGGCATCCCCGAGCTGCTCCGCGTCCCCGACGTCGCCGGCAGCACGGCGGGACGCGGGTCCGTGCCGTCGTACCCCGCCGTCGAGGCCGCCGTCCGCGCGCTGGCCCGGGTGGTGGAGTACGCCGCCTGGCGGGCCAAGCCGCTCGGCGAGCTGGTCGCCCCCGACAGCGTCGACACGATGACCGCGCGGTCGCTGGTCTCCAAGATCCTGAGCGCCGACGACCGCGGCCGGGACCTGACCTTCGAGGAGCTGCACACCCTGCTCGCGGCCTACGGCATCGACCTGTGGGACCGCGTCGAGGTGAGCACCGTCGAGGAGGCGATCGCCGCGGCCGAGCAGCTGGGGTACGACGTCGTGCTCAAGGCCACCGCCGAGCACCTGCGCCAGCGTCCCGACCTCGCGCACGTCTGGCGCAACATCGACACCGAGGCCGAGATGCGCGACGCCTGGGAGTCCATGCAGGAGCTGGTGGACAACCCGGCCGCGGCCGGGTTCATCGTCCAGCGGAACGCGGGCCCCGGCGTGCCGGTGTCGCTCGGCGGCATGGAGGACCCGCTGTTCGGGCCGGTGGTCTCCTTCGGCGTCTCCGGGCCCGCGACCGAGCTGCTGGGGGACCGGTCCTACCGGATCCCGCCGATGCACAGCGGGGACGCCAGCGACATGGTCCGGGAGATCCGGGCCGCCCCGCTGCTGTTCGGCTACCGGGGCAGCGAGGAGGTCGACGTCGACGCGATCGAGCACCTGCTGCTGCGGCTCGCCCAGCTCAAGAACGACCTGCCCCAGGTGCGCTCGCTCGAGCTCAACCTGGTGCTCGTCGGTGCCGACGGGGCCACCGTGCTGAACGCGGTCGGCCGGGTCGAGCCGGTGACCGACGCGCGCTCGGACTGGTTCGTGCGCCGGCTGTCCACCCAGGCCGGGGACACGCTCCACGACTAG
- a CDS encoding alkaline phosphatase family protein translates to MTFVQPAYEDRSLGDVLPAVARALGVDAGLAPSSIELPEAQKYVVLLVDGLGYELLRDHEDQAPFLHDLLTGPNGQAPATVGVPSTTATSLTSLGTALTPGTHGLVGFTSRIPGTDDLLNALTWSPSVDPHEWQPHPTALGRLAAAGVHTTVVNKRQFAGSGLTVAGQRGAEFVGADLVGERMAAAVAASAHGPSLTYLYDGDLDFTGHRHGVASTSWQLQLAMIDAEAEQLREALPGDVRIVVVADHGMVDSPASARLDVDDHPELLAGVAVLGGEARFRHVYCRGGAVDDVLAAWRSVLGDRAEVLTRDDAVSRGWFGTLTPGVRPRLGDVMVASRDDFSVMSTSGFPYEARLIGLHGSLTSAEMLIPVLVG, encoded by the coding sequence ATGACGTTCGTCCAGCCGGCCTACGAGGACCGGTCGCTCGGGGACGTGCTGCCCGCCGTCGCCCGCGCGCTCGGCGTGGACGCCGGTCTGGCGCCGTCGTCGATCGAGCTCCCCGAGGCGCAGAAGTACGTCGTGCTCCTCGTCGACGGCCTCGGGTACGAGCTGCTGCGCGACCACGAGGACCAGGCGCCGTTCCTGCACGACCTGCTCACCGGGCCGAACGGCCAGGCCCCGGCCACCGTCGGGGTGCCCTCGACGACCGCGACCAGCCTGACCTCGCTGGGCACCGCGCTGACGCCCGGCACGCACGGGCTGGTCGGGTTCACCTCGCGGATCCCAGGCACCGACGACCTGCTCAACGCGCTGACCTGGAGCCCGTCGGTCGACCCCCACGAGTGGCAGCCGCACCCGACCGCGCTGGGCCGGCTGGCCGCCGCCGGCGTGCACACCACGGTGGTGAACAAGCGGCAGTTCGCCGGCTCGGGGCTGACGGTCGCCGGTCAGCGCGGGGCCGAGTTCGTCGGCGCCGACCTGGTGGGGGAGCGGATGGCCGCGGCCGTCGCCGCCTCCGCGCACGGCCCGTCGCTGACCTACCTCTACGACGGCGACCTGGACTTCACCGGTCACCGGCACGGCGTCGCGTCCACGTCCTGGCAGCTCCAGCTCGCGATGATCGACGCCGAGGCCGAGCAGCTGCGCGAGGCGCTGCCCGGCGACGTACGCATCGTCGTGGTGGCCGACCACGGCATGGTCGACTCGCCGGCGTCCGCCCGGCTCGACGTCGACGACCACCCCGAGCTGCTCGCGGGCGTCGCGGTGCTCGGCGGGGAGGCGCGCTTCCGGCACGTCTACTGCCGCGGCGGCGCCGTGGACGACGTGCTGGCGGCCTGGCGGTCCGTCCTCGGCGACCGGGCCGAGGTGCTCACCCGCGACGACGCCGTCTCGCGGGGCTGGTTCGGGACGCTGACACCCGGCGTGCGCCCCCGCCTCGGGGACGTGATGGTCGCCTCCCGCGACGACTTCTCGGTGATGAGCACGTCCGGGTTCCCCTACGAGGCCCGGCTCATCGGCCTGCACGGGTCGCTGACCTCGGCGGAGATGCTCATCCCGGTCCTCGTCGGCTGA
- a CDS encoding DUF5998 family protein, producing the protein MSDTSGDLRTAIEKSGYYPDVVSDAVDAAVAGEQVVSFLVHHEPTIDERDEVRRHVTVLVLTPSRLILAHTDEHAPDDLLPAPYTSSSTEAVTISAIRSVVVNRMVANPESYAGKPIPAPGANEAVLTIGWGAVGRIDLEPAGCADPDCEADHGYTGLLTSDDFSLRVSAAAEGPEAVANLLGFADALSARTAG; encoded by the coding sequence ATGAGCGACACCTCCGGTGACCTGCGCACCGCGATCGAGAAGTCCGGCTACTACCCCGACGTCGTGTCGGACGCTGTCGACGCCGCCGTCGCCGGCGAGCAGGTCGTCTCCTTCCTGGTGCACCACGAACCCACCATCGACGAGCGCGACGAGGTACGACGCCACGTCACGGTGCTGGTGCTGACGCCGAGCCGGCTGATCCTGGCGCACACCGACGAGCACGCCCCCGACGACCTGCTGCCCGCGCCGTACACCTCCAGCTCCACCGAGGCGGTCACGATCTCCGCGATCCGCTCCGTGGTCGTCAACCGGATGGTCGCGAACCCCGAGTCCTACGCCGGCAAGCCGATCCCGGCGCCCGGCGCCAACGAGGCGGTCCTGACGATCGGGTGGGGCGCGGTCGGCCGCATCGACCTCGAGCCCGCGGGCTGCGCCGACCCCGACTGCGAGGCCGACCACGGCTACACCGGGCTGCTCACCTCCGACGACTTCTCGCTGCGGGTCAGCGCCGCGGCCGAGGGCCCCGAGGCCGTGGCCAACCTCCTCGGCTTCGCCGACGCGCTGTCGGCTCGCACCGCCGGATGA